The Mucilaginibacter terrenus genome has a segment encoding these proteins:
- a CDS encoding ABC transporter ATP-binding protein has translation MLKALSINKSYGQLNILKGVNLEVDRGEIVTIVGASGAGKSSLLNILGTLDKPDSGQIFIDNVEVSKLNNKDLSDFRNHKIGFIFQFHHLLVEFNALENVCMPAFIAGKPKAEAEKRAKELLDMLGLGERMTHKPAQLSGGEQQRVAVARALINRPALIFADEPSGNLDSKNALELHELFVRLRQEFNQTFVIVTHNEDLAAMANRTILMKDGLIVEEL, from the coding sequence ATGCTTAAAGCACTATCTATAAACAAATCCTACGGGCAGCTTAACATTTTAAAGGGCGTAAACTTGGAGGTTGACCGCGGGGAGATTGTTACAATTGTTGGTGCGTCCGGTGCGGGTAAAAGTTCGCTGCTTAATATCCTGGGTACGCTTGACAAGCCCGACTCTGGACAAATATTTATTGATAATGTTGAGGTTAGCAAGCTTAACAACAAAGACCTGAGCGATTTCCGTAATCACAAAATAGGTTTCATATTCCAGTTTCATCATTTACTGGTAGAATTTAACGCCCTGGAGAATGTGTGTATGCCTGCGTTTATAGCAGGCAAGCCAAAGGCCGAAGCGGAAAAACGGGCCAAAGAGTTGCTGGACATGTTAGGTTTGGGCGAGCGGATGACGCATAAACCAGCTCAGTTGTCGGGCGGCGAGCAGCAGCGTGTCGCAGTTGCAAGGGCGCTGATCAATCGGCCCGCGTTGATATTCGCGGATGAACCATCCGGCAACCTCGATTCAAAGAACGCGTTGGAATTACACGAGCTTTTTGTGCGCCTGCGGCAGGAGTTTAACCAAACCTTTGTGATTGTAACCCACAACGAGGATCTGGCCGCAATGGCAAACCGCACCATACTGATGAAAGATGGGTTAATAGTGGAGGAGCTGTAG
- the sucC gene encoding ADP-forming succinate--CoA ligase subunit beta, giving the protein MNIHEYQGKAILKSFGVRVQEGIVADTPEEAVAAAQKLKEDYASDWVVIKAQIHAGGRGKGGGVKLAKNHDQVKDITGQIIGMQLVTPQTGPEGKKVKKVLVAQDVYYPGESETKEFYMSVLLDRAKGRNIIMYSTEGGMDIEEVAHSTPDKIFKEEIDPKVGLQGFQARKIAFNLGVSGDAFKDMVKFITALYKAYEATDSSQFEINPVLKTSDNKILAVDAKVNLDDNALYRHPDYAAMRDTDEEDPTEVEASKSNLNYVKLDGNVGCMVNGAGLAMATMDIIKIAGGEPANFLDVGGTANAQTVKAGFNIILSDPNVKAILINIFGGIVRCDRVAQGVIDAYKEIGDIPVPIIVRLQGTNAEEAKELIDNSGLKVYSAILLKEAAQLVTEVLNK; this is encoded by the coding sequence ATGAATATCCACGAATATCAGGGCAAAGCGATCTTAAAAAGCTTTGGCGTTAGAGTACAGGAAGGCATTGTTGCCGATACGCCCGAAGAGGCAGTAGCAGCCGCTCAGAAACTGAAGGAAGACTACGCTTCGGACTGGGTTGTTATAAAAGCACAAATACATGCTGGTGGCCGCGGTAAAGGCGGTGGCGTTAAACTGGCTAAAAACCACGACCAGGTAAAAGATATTACAGGCCAGATAATAGGCATGCAGCTGGTTACCCCACAAACCGGCCCTGAGGGTAAGAAAGTAAAGAAAGTTTTAGTAGCACAGGACGTTTACTACCCTGGCGAAAGCGAAACTAAAGAGTTTTACATGAGTGTATTGCTTGACCGTGCTAAAGGCCGCAACATAATCATGTATTCTACAGAAGGTGGTATGGACATTGAAGAAGTGGCCCACTCTACACCTGATAAAATATTTAAAGAAGAAATTGACCCTAAGGTTGGGCTGCAAGGCTTCCAGGCACGTAAAATTGCTTTTAACCTTGGTGTAAGCGGCGACGCCTTTAAAGATATGGTGAAATTTATCACCGCTTTATATAAAGCTTACGAAGCAACAGATTCTTCACAATTTGAAATAAACCCGGTTCTTAAAACCTCCGATAATAAAATATTAGCTGTTGATGCCAAGGTAAACCTTGACGACAATGCTTTATACCGTCACCCGGATTACGCAGCAATGCGCGACACCGACGAAGAGGATCCTACAGAAGTTGAGGCAAGCAAGAGCAACCTTAACTATGTAAAGCTTGACGGAAACGTGGGCTGTATGGTTAACGGTGCAGGTTTGGCAATGGCCACTATGGACATTATTAAGATTGCAGGTGGCGAGCCGGCTAACTTCCTGGACGTAGGTGGTACTGCAAACGCCCAAACCGTTAAAGCTGGTTTCAACATCATCCTGTCTGATCCTAATGTAAAGGCAATCCTGATCAACATTTTTGGCGGTATAGTACGTTGCGACCGTGTTGCACAAGGTGTTATTGATGCTTACAAAGAAATCGGCGATATCCCGGTTCCTATTATTGTACGCCTGCAAGGCACTAACGCGGAAGAAGCAAAAGAGCTGATAGACAACTCGGGCTTAAAGGTGTACTCTGCTATCCTGCTTAAGGAAGCCGCACAATTGGTTACCGAAGTATTAAACAAATAA
- a CDS encoding S41 family peptidase — MRKFIYLIIASAAMLTSCKKEKVASSELDLMRDSVFYYEKQLYYWNDAIPEYATFQPRRYTGSNDLDALNKELFALSQYKINPATGKAYEYYAADPTHPKYSFIDDGSISQELNGVTGDFGFAPIWNDLDDLRIRYVAPNSPAATAGIKRGYQITKINNRTNLTYDGDGGGGANLNFVINAYANSTTISMTLKRPDASTFDVTLNTATYTINPVYNYKVITQGGKKVGYFVFNEFTSLDNSKANINQAFNEFAAQGITELVVDLRYNGGGRVETSEYLANVIAPAAKVGSKMYTTYYNSLMQSGKADDLLRKQTRKDEETGKSYTYADFDYSEERNISMFSREDVSVPALALNHVFFIVTGSTASASELLINNLKPVMDVKLIGTTTYGKPVGFSYLQINKYQMYTPMFETKNSVNQGGYFTGMLPASPDYPGFKDFDDVTHDFGDPTETLLAHALKFVETGTYTINTPQIQSTQRQRTMTIDQAREAAIQLDAPKFRSMVLSRPAFKK; from the coding sequence ATGCGTAAATTTATATACCTTATTATAGCATCGGCAGCAATGCTGACCTCGTGTAAGAAAGAGAAAGTTGCTTCAAGCGAGCTTGATCTTATGCGCGACTCGGTATTTTACTATGAAAAACAGCTTTATTACTGGAATGACGCGATCCCCGAATACGCTACGTTTCAACCGCGGAGATATACCGGCAGCAACGACCTTGACGCGCTGAACAAGGAGCTGTTTGCGCTTTCTCAGTATAAGATAAACCCTGCTACGGGCAAGGCTTACGAGTATTATGCTGCTGACCCCACACACCCAAAATATTCTTTTATAGACGATGGTAGTATATCGCAGGAACTTAACGGAGTTACCGGAGATTTTGGTTTCGCGCCGATATGGAACGATCTGGACGATTTGCGTATAAGATATGTTGCACCTAATTCGCCGGCAGCCACAGCGGGAATTAAGCGGGGATATCAGATTACCAAGATAAATAATAGAACCAACCTTACCTACGATGGTGACGGTGGAGGTGGAGCGAACCTTAATTTTGTTATTAATGCCTACGCCAACAGTACTACTATTTCGATGACGCTTAAAAGGCCTGATGCATCAACTTTTGATGTAACACTAAATACTGCCACTTATACCATTAACCCGGTTTATAACTATAAGGTTATTACTCAGGGGGGCAAGAAAGTTGGATACTTTGTATTTAATGAATTTACATCTCTTGACAACTCCAAAGCAAATATAAACCAGGCATTTAACGAATTTGCTGCACAAGGCATTACAGAACTGGTAGTTGACTTGCGGTACAACGGTGGTGGCAGGGTAGAAACATCTGAGTACCTGGCTAATGTAATAGCACCTGCAGCCAAGGTAGGCTCTAAAATGTACACTACTTATTATAATAGCTTGATGCAGAGCGGTAAAGCAGATGATTTGTTAAGAAAGCAGACACGCAAAGATGAAGAGACCGGAAAGAGCTATACTTATGCTGATTTTGACTACTCTGAAGAAAGGAATATTTCAATGTTTAGCCGTGAAGATGTGAGCGTACCTGCACTTGCTCTTAATCACGTTTTCTTTATTGTGACTGGTTCAACTGCATCGGCCAGTGAGTTACTGATAAATAACCTTAAACCTGTTATGGACGTCAAGCTGATAGGTACAACAACTTACGGCAAACCTGTTGGTTTTAGCTACCTGCAAATAAATAAATACCAGATGTACACACCGATGTTTGAAACCAAGAACTCGGTTAACCAGGGTGGATATTTCACCGGTATGCTACCAGCTAGTCCGGACTATCCGGGTTTTAAAGATTTTGATGACGTGACCCACGACTTTGGCGATCCAACAGAAACGCTTTTGGCTCATGCATTAAAGTTTGTGGAAACCGGTACTTACACTATTAATACGCCGCAGATACAAAGTACACAACGGCAGCGGACAATGACGATAGACCAGGCCCGCGAAGCAGCCATTCAACTTGATGCGCCGAAATTCAGGAGCATGGTTTTAAGCAGGCCGGCATTTAAAAAGTAG
- a CDS encoding YceI family protein codes for MATATKWVLDPMHSEVQFKVKHLVISTVTGFFKTFEGELETTDDNFEDAQVNFSLDVNSIDTTQTQRDEHLKSAEFFDAATYPKITFKSTSIKASGDDEYAITGDLTIKDVTKPVTLKAEFGGSADDFYGNTKAGFEVSGKINRKEFGLTWDGVTEAGSIVVGEDIKLIINVQFAKQK; via the coding sequence ATGGCAACAGCAACAAAATGGGTTTTAGACCCAATGCACTCAGAAGTACAATTTAAAGTTAAACACCTGGTAATTTCTACAGTTACCGGCTTTTTCAAAACATTTGAAGGCGAGTTGGAAACAACTGATGACAATTTTGAAGATGCACAGGTTAACTTCTCTCTTGATGTGAACAGCATTGACACTACTCAAACACAGCGCGATGAGCACCTGAAATCGGCAGAGTTTTTTGACGCTGCAACTTATCCGAAGATCACTTTTAAATCTACTTCAATAAAGGCTAGCGGTGATGATGAGTACGCTATCACAGGCGACCTTACTATAAAAGATGTTACTAAACCAGTTACTCTTAAAGCAGAATTCGGTGGTTCTGCCGATGACTTTTACGGTAACACCAAAGCAGGCTTCGAAGTTAGTGGTAAAATAAACCGTAAAGAATTTGGCCTTACCTGGGATGGCGTAACAGAAGCAGGTTCAATAGTAGTTGGTGAAGACATCAAGCTTATCATCAACGTACAATTTGCAAAACAGAAATAA
- a CDS encoding HAD family hydrolase, which produces MAAMQYSDIDARKKAFIFELDNVLYPEKDYLYQVYYLFAGLLEYTDLTDATKTTNFMVDAYTTKGPEKVFDELVEQLKVDEKYRPNLDVLLDTARLPLKLLLYQNMLTLMQEVVTDRKKLFIVTNGKPERQLNKIKQVEWHGLEPYLICYFAEEVAAKPEPDIFHLLMKQHGLERRDLIMIGNSKADSLCAEATGIDYLNVSKLL; this is translated from the coding sequence ATGGCAGCAATGCAATATAGCGATATAGATGCACGTAAGAAGGCATTTATATTTGAGCTGGATAATGTATTATATCCCGAGAAGGACTATTTATACCAGGTGTATTACCTTTTTGCTGGATTACTGGAATATACCGATCTTACTGACGCTACGAAGACAACCAACTTTATGGTTGATGCGTATACAACTAAAGGACCTGAAAAAGTTTTCGACGAGTTGGTTGAACAATTAAAGGTTGATGAAAAATATAGGCCAAATCTTGATGTTTTGCTGGATACTGCCCGGCTGCCGTTGAAGTTGCTTTTATATCAAAACATGTTAACTTTAATGCAGGAAGTGGTGACCGACCGAAAGAAGCTTTTTATAGTGACCAATGGTAAACCGGAACGGCAGCTTAACAAGATTAAACAGGTGGAGTGGCATGGGCTGGAACCTTACCTAATCTGCTATTTTGCGGAGGAGGTAGCAGCTAAACCGGAACCGGATATTTTTCATTTGCTGATGAAACAGCATGGGTTGGAAAGAAGAGACCTAATAATGATAGGGAATAGCAAAGCAGACTCCCTTTGTGCTGAAGCTACCGGGATAGACTACCTGAATGTCAGTAAGTTGCTTTAG
- a CDS encoding sodium:solute symporter: MAPGILLTFIIGYFLVLLVISYLTSKNSANNDTFFVANRNSKWYLVAFGMIGTALSGVTFISVPGKVGAPSGDQFAYFQFVLGNAAGFIIIATVLLPLYYRMKLTSIYSYIEHALGTWSYKTAAGIFLISRTIGSSFRLYLVVIVLQRFIFDSYGVPFAVTVLISLVLIWSYTFKGGLKTIIITDSLQTFFLVASVFLSIYFICRSLNYNVFEAAEAIKNSSYSKVFFFEDFMTSKFHISKQFLGGLFITVGMTGLDQDLMQKNLSLKNIKEAQKNMFSFTAVFVVINIFFLSVGALLYMYAAKNGIKVEKTDYLYPTIALQYLGVIPAMVFMLGLTAATFATTDSALTALTTSFCVDFLGFNKRDDVNSKKNVNTRHYVHIAFSGLMFITIIIFNAINNDAVVGAIFKVASYTYGPLLGLYSFGLFVKNRQVADKLVPFICLISPAVCFFLSTESKTLLNGYVFDNELIIVNGLITFLGLLATSSRKKTAVAIV; the protein is encoded by the coding sequence ATGGCTCCGGGAATACTGCTCACTTTTATCATTGGTTATTTTTTGGTATTGCTGGTAATCTCTTACCTCACATCAAAGAACTCTGCCAATAACGATACCTTCTTTGTTGCCAACCGCAATTCCAAGTGGTACCTGGTTGCCTTCGGGATGATAGGCACTGCGCTTAGCGGCGTCACTTTCATTTCAGTGCCGGGAAAGGTGGGTGCACCAAGCGGCGATCAGTTCGCCTACTTCCAGTTTGTGCTGGGCAATGCGGCGGGCTTTATCATCATTGCTACAGTTTTGCTGCCGTTGTACTACCGCATGAAGCTGACCTCTATTTACAGTTATATAGAGCATGCCTTAGGCACATGGAGCTATAAAACGGCCGCGGGCATATTCCTCATTAGCCGCACTATTGGTTCATCATTCCGTTTGTACCTGGTGGTAATTGTTTTACAACGTTTTATCTTCGACAGTTATGGTGTGCCTTTTGCCGTAACGGTGCTGATCTCTTTAGTGCTTATCTGGTCGTACACGTTTAAAGGCGGTTTAAAAACCATTATCATTACCGATAGCCTTCAAACTTTCTTCCTGGTGGCATCGGTGTTCTTGTCCATCTATTTCATTTGCCGCAGCCTCAACTACAATGTTTTTGAAGCCGCAGAAGCCATTAAGAACAGCAGCTATTCTAAAGTCTTTTTCTTTGAGGATTTCATGACCAGCAAGTTCCACATCAGCAAGCAATTTCTTGGCGGATTGTTCATTACTGTTGGCATGACCGGGCTGGATCAGGATCTTATGCAAAAGAACCTCAGCCTTAAAAATATAAAGGAAGCACAAAAGAACATGTTCAGCTTTACAGCGGTGTTTGTTGTGATCAACATCTTCTTTCTTAGCGTAGGCGCACTGCTGTATATGTACGCTGCCAAAAACGGCATCAAAGTAGAAAAAACCGACTACCTCTACCCTACCATAGCGCTGCAGTACCTTGGCGTAATACCTGCCATGGTGTTTATGCTGGGGTTAACGGCAGCCACCTTTGCCACTACAGACTCGGCACTTACCGCGCTTACCACCTCGTTCTGTGTAGATTTCCTCGGCTTTAACAAGCGCGACGATGTAAACAGCAAAAAAAATGTGAACACCCGCCACTATGTGCATATTGCCTTTTCGGGGCTGATGTTTATAACCATTATCATCTTTAATGCGATTAACAACGATGCTGTGGTCGGCGCGATATTCAAGGTGGCGTCATATACCTATGGCCCACTTCTCGGCTTATACTCGTTTGGATTGTTTGTAAAGAACCGGCAAGTTGCAGATAAGCTGGTGCCGTTTATCTGTCTGATTTCGCCGGCAGTTTGCTTTTTCCTGAGCACGGAATCCAAAACTTTGCTGAACGGCTACGTCTTCGATAATGAACTGATTATTGTAAATGGCCTGATCACATTCCTGGGGTTATTGGCAACATCTTCAAGAAAAAAGACTGCCGTGGCAATAGTTTAG
- the trpA gene encoding tryptophan synthase subunit alpha, translating into MNRLNQLFSTKKENLLSIYFTAGYPELNTTLDIAAALEQAGADFLEIGFPYSDPVADGPTIQHSSEVALQNGMTLSVLFEQLKELRTRVSIPVLLMGYVNPIVQYGVERFCKQAAAVGVDGIIVPDLPMYEYEMLYSNYFGENNLSNIFLVTPQTSEDRIRKIDGLSNSFIYLLSSSSITGGSLKLTESIEEYYKRVKAMELNNPAIIGFGISDNASFSKACEYANGAIVGSAFVKLLGEDDYMSKIPTFINNIKG; encoded by the coding sequence ATGAACAGGTTGAACCAACTTTTTTCGACAAAAAAAGAGAATTTACTATCTATATATTTTACTGCGGGCTATCCGGAACTAAACACCACCCTTGATATTGCAGCAGCCCTTGAACAGGCCGGTGCCGACTTCCTGGAGATTGGTTTTCCGTACTCAGATCCTGTAGCAGACGGGCCAACCATTCAGCATAGTTCAGAAGTTGCGCTGCAGAACGGGATGACGCTAAGCGTGTTGTTTGAACAGCTTAAAGAACTGCGCACCCGGGTAAGTATTCCCGTGTTGCTGATGGGATACGTGAACCCTATAGTGCAATACGGTGTAGAACGCTTTTGCAAGCAGGCAGCCGCTGTAGGGGTAGATGGTATTATCGTGCCGGATCTGCCTATGTACGAGTATGAAATGCTGTATAGCAACTACTTCGGAGAGAATAACTTAAGTAACATTTTCCTGGTTACACCGCAAACATCAGAGGACCGCATCCGTAAAATAGATGGTTTGAGCAATAGCTTTATTTACCTTTTATCTTCATCAAGCATAACAGGCGGGAGCCTTAAGCTAACCGAAAGCATAGAAGAGTACTACAAGCGTGTTAAGGCAATGGAACTAAATAATCCAGCTATTATAGGCTTTGGTATTTCAGATAACGCATCCTTTAGCAAAGCATGCGAATACGCTAACGGTGCAATAGTGGGCAGCGCGTTTGTTAAGTTGTTAGGTGAAGATGATTATATGAGTAAGATACCCACCTTCATCAACAATATAAAAGGTTGA
- a CDS encoding L-threonylcarbamoyladenylate synthase, translating into MLIKIYPENPNPKAIEQVAEVLRKGGLIIYPTDTVYGLGCDITNQKAIEKICRIKNIKPEKANFSFICYDLSHISDYIKPIDNATFRVLKKALPGPFTFIFNASHAVPKLLSSNKKTVGIRVPDNNIAREIVRVLGNPIVSTSIHDDDDIIEYSTDPELIYEKYQEQVDIVIDGGYGDNTPSTIIDCTSGEFEVIREGKGILEDYL; encoded by the coding sequence ATGCTGATAAAGATCTATCCTGAAAATCCTAACCCTAAAGCTATAGAGCAAGTTGCAGAAGTGCTGCGAAAGGGCGGGCTCATCATCTACCCTACTGACACGGTTTACGGCCTCGGCTGCGATATCACCAATCAAAAAGCGATCGAAAAAATCTGCCGCATCAAGAACATCAAACCTGAAAAGGCTAACTTCTCGTTCATCTGCTATGACCTTAGCCACATATCAGACTACATAAAACCTATTGATAACGCCACATTCAGAGTATTAAAGAAGGCGCTGCCAGGCCCATTTACATTTATATTCAACGCCAGTCATGCAGTGCCAAAGCTGCTCAGCAGCAACAAAAAGACGGTGGGAATACGCGTCCCGGACAATAACATAGCAAGGGAGATCGTACGTGTGTTAGGCAACCCTATAGTCTCCACATCTATTCATGATGATGATGACATTATCGAGTATTCCACCGATCCAGAACTTATATACGAAAAATACCAGGAACAAGTAGATATAGTAATAGACGGTGGTTATGGCGACAACACCCCTTCTACCATAATAGATTGCACATCAGGCGAGTTCGAGGTTATACGTGAAGGTAAGGGTATCCTGGAGGATTATCTATAA